One Gemmatimonadota bacterium genomic region harbors:
- the actP gene encoding cation/acetate symporter ActP, protein MTAFVQAVADSTRPVTRIGEPNAVAMAFFFVFIAITLGITYWAARRTRTTEDFYAASRSITAGQNGFALAGDYMSAASFLGIAGLVSTTGFDGLIYSTGWLVGWPVVLFLIAEPLRNLGKYTFADVLTARLRQKPVRIAAAIGTLATVIFYLIAQMVGAGGLIRLMFGLTYETAVVIVGAAMIAYVLFGGMIATTWVQIVKAVLLLGGATILAVMVLAKFGYSPLALFRAAAAQYGDAVLAPGKQVANPWDAVSLGMALMFGTAGLPHILMRFYTVPDAKAARTSVFYATGLIGFFYLMTFILGFGAMVLVGPDAIRAVDKGANMAAPLLAETLGGTPFLGFIAAVAFATILAVVAGLTLSGAAALSHDLWVSVARKGDATAHEQLRVARIATVALGIVAVALGITFKGQNVAFMVSLAFAIAASANFPALLLSIFWRRATTQGITASMAVGTASTLLLIWLSPTIQVDILQREGAWFALKNPALVTIPLSFLTGIVVSLFTNDPAAVSGYAEVERRMHLGELPG, encoded by the coding sequence ATGACGGCCTTCGTGCAGGCGGTGGCGGACTCCACCCGGCCGGTCACGCGCATCGGTGAGCCCAATGCGGTGGCGATGGCCTTCTTCTTCGTTTTCATCGCCATCACCCTGGGGATCACGTATTGGGCGGCCCGGCGCACGCGAACCACCGAGGACTTTTACGCGGCGTCCCGCTCGATCACGGCGGGGCAGAACGGCTTTGCCCTGGCGGGCGATTACATGAGTGCGGCGTCGTTCCTTGGCATCGCCGGGTTGGTCTCGACGACGGGGTTCGATGGCCTGATCTACTCCACCGGCTGGCTGGTGGGATGGCCGGTGGTCTTGTTCCTCATCGCCGAGCCGCTGCGCAACCTTGGCAAGTACACCTTTGCCGACGTGCTGACGGCGAGGCTGCGGCAGAAGCCGGTGCGGATTGCAGCGGCGATCGGGACGCTGGCGACGGTGATCTTCTACCTGATCGCCCAGATGGTCGGCGCAGGCGGGCTGATCCGGCTCATGTTCGGCCTGACATATGAGACGGCCGTGGTGATCGTCGGGGCGGCGATGATTGCGTACGTGTTGTTCGGTGGGATGATCGCGACGACCTGGGTGCAGATCGTGAAGGCGGTGTTGTTGTTGGGTGGGGCGACGATCCTGGCGGTGATGGTGCTGGCCAAGTTCGGCTATTCTCCGCTGGCCCTGTTTCGCGCCGCTGCGGCACAGTATGGCGACGCCGTCCTGGCACCCGGCAAGCAGGTGGCCAATCCGTGGGACGCGGTATCGTTAGGCATGGCCCTGATGTTCGGCACGGCGGGGCTGCCGCACATCCTCATGCGGTTCTACACCGTGCCCGACGCGAAGGCGGCGCGCACCTCGGTGTTTTATGCCACCGGCCTCATCGGGTTCTTCTACCTGATGACGTTCATCCTCGGATTTGGCGCCATGGTTCTCGTGGGCCCGGATGCCATTCGCGCCGTCGACAAGGGGGCCAACATGGCGGCCCCGTTGCTCGCCGAAACGCTGGGCGGGACGCCGTTCCTCGGGTTCATTGCCGCCGTGGCTTTTGCGACAATCCTCGCCGTTGTGGCGGGCCTGACCCTGTCCGGTGCCGCCGCGTTGTCGCATGACTTGTGGGTCAGCGTGGCCCGCAAGGGCGACGCGACGGCGCACGAGCAGCTGCGCGTCGCCCGCATCGCCACGGTGGCGTTAGGTATCGTGGCCGTGGCGCTGGGGATCACGTTCAAGGGCCAGAATGTCGCGTTCATGGTGTCGTTGGCGTTTGCGATCGCCGCGAGCGCCAATTTCCCGGCCTTGCTGCTGTCGATCTTCTGGCGGCGCGCCACGACGCAGGGGATCACGGCGTCGATGGCCGTGGGGACCGCGAGTACCCTGTTGTTGATCTGGTTGTCGCCGACGATCCAAGTCGACATCCTCCAACGGGAGGGGGCGTGGTTCGCGCTCAAGAACCCCGCGCTGGTCACAATCCCGCTCTCGTTTCTCACGGGGATCGTGGTGTCGTTGTTCACGAACGATCCGGCGGCCGTCAGCGGCTACGCCGAGGTAGAGCGACGCATGCATCTGGGTGAGCTACCCGGATGA
- a CDS encoding response regulator transcription factor, whose protein sequence is MTHVLIVEDDKHLRQFLRKALREEGVTVEEAASGAAALEAAASKSYDCIVLDVMLPERDGFDVLTTLRAAGVLTPILMLTARAELAHRVRGLESGADDYLAKPFDLAELLARIQALVRRARLGGAEPVLRVGPLTLHQLARRVSLASQAIDLSPREFALLEFLMLNAGRTLSRSRIAEAVWNYQFDPQTNVVDQYITYLRRKLAGDGDAPEIVTVRGVGYRLEVP, encoded by the coding sequence GTGACACACGTCCTGATCGTCGAGGATGACAAGCACCTCCGGCAATTCCTGCGCAAGGCGCTGCGCGAGGAGGGGGTGACGGTCGAGGAAGCGGCTTCGGGCGCAGCAGCGCTCGAGGCCGCCGCCTCGAAGTCGTACGATTGCATCGTGCTCGACGTGATGTTGCCGGAGCGCGATGGGTTTGATGTGCTCACCACGTTGCGAGCGGCCGGCGTGCTGACGCCCATCTTGATGTTGACCGCCCGTGCCGAGTTGGCGCATCGGGTCCGCGGCCTGGAAAGCGGCGCGGATGACTATCTCGCCAAGCCCTTCGATCTGGCGGAACTGCTGGCGCGCATCCAGGCCCTCGTGCGGCGCGCCCGGCTTGGCGGCGCCGAACCGGTCCTGCGGGTCGGGCCCCTCACCCTCCACCAGCTCGCGCGCCGCGTCTCCCTCGCGTCGCAGGCCATTGACCTGTCTCCACGCGAGTTTGCCCTGCTTGAGTTCCTGATGCTCAACGCGGGGCGCACCTTGTCGCGCTCGCGAATCGCCGAAGCCGTCTGGAACTACCAGTTTGACCCCCAGACCAACGTGGTGGACCAATACATCACGTACCTGCGGCGCAAATTGGCCGGCGACGGTGACGCACCGGAGATCGTGACCGTGCGTGGGGTCGGATATCGCCTGGAGGTGCCATGA
- a CDS encoding spondin domain-containing protein codes for MFRRITPFLVSAAVVACGTDQPTALAPSEASANRLASTESFDVTITNMTTGQPLSPAVLVTHVRRVSLFSMGAAASAGIQAIAEDGNPAVAATMLTGARGVFDVVTTGAPAHRIGGPGPNTVQATITADREHRLLSLATMLICSNDGFAGLNGVALPNDDQPVTVYAYGYDAGTERNTEAQGDIVPPCFGIGPVGGFVGGGGRRAESRTIRMHPGFHGERDLVPAEHGWQGPVAMITIQRAGGTT; via the coding sequence ATGTTCCGTCGCATTACCCCGTTCCTCGTCTCTGCCGCGGTTGTCGCGTGCGGGACCGACCAGCCCACCGCACTCGCGCCGAGCGAGGCCAGTGCGAACCGTCTGGCCAGCACCGAATCGTTCGACGTCACGATCACCAACATGACGACAGGCCAGCCGTTGTCCCCCGCGGTGCTGGTCACGCATGTGCGGCGCGTGTCGCTGTTCTCGATGGGCGCTGCGGCGTCGGCCGGGATCCAGGCGATCGCCGAAGATGGAAATCCGGCCGTCGCGGCCACGATGTTGACGGGCGCCCGCGGCGTCTTTGATGTGGTGACCACGGGCGCCCCGGCCCACCGCATCGGCGGCCCGGGGCCGAACACCGTCCAGGCCACGATCACGGCGGACCGCGAGCATCGCCTCCTGTCGCTCGCCACGATGCTGATCTGCAGCAATGACGGGTTCGCCGGGCTGAACGGAGTCGCGCTGCCGAACGATGACCAACCGGTGACCGTGTATGCGTACGGATACGACGCGGGCACGGAACGGAACACGGAAGCGCAGGGCGACATTGTACCTCCATGCTTCGGCATTGGACCGGTGGGCGGATTTGTCGGCGGCGGTGGTCGCCGTGCGGAGTCGCGAACCATCCGGATGCACCCCGGATTCCATGGGGAGCGCGACCTTGTTCCCGCCGAGCATGGCTGGCAGGGCCCGGTCGCCATGATCACGATCCAGCGTGCCGGTGGCACGACCTGA
- a CDS encoding helix-turn-helix transcriptional regulator gives MKTRLRELRAERGWSQAELAERLGVSRQTVNSIETERYEPSLSLAFRIARLVGLPIEKVFDGPGA, from the coding sequence ATGAAGACGCGACTGCGGGAATTGCGCGCGGAGCGCGGCTGGTCCCAGGCCGAGCTGGCCGAGCGCCTGGGGGTGTCGCGGCAGACGGTGAACTCGATCGAGACCGAGCGCTACGAACCCAGCTTGTCGCTCGCCTTCCGCATTGCTCGGCTGGTTGGCCTGCCTATCGAGAAGGTGTTCGACGGACCGGGCGCGTAG
- the glgP gene encoding alpha-glucan family phosphorylase produces the protein MSLANEKIPYLPERIQGLGTIATNLSWSWSRNSRRLFSLLDESLWHLTRHNPIATLRRVDPSRLSACSRDPQFLDLYDRVIDDVQREASFADTWFHDQFQDLRGQTIAYFCAEFGLHSSVPIYSGGLGVLAGDHCKSSSDLGVPLVGIGLYYQKGYFDQKLNLDGLQEDSDEHFDVQNTPLERLYGPGREPWLAVVRSFGRNIHVGAWRMLVGRVPVYLLDTDLAQNDPVDRDLTAKLYTGGPDMRLRQEWILGVGGVRVLRAVGVSPAAWHANEGHAAFMLVERLRELCTTGVAFDEAVRQVRATSVFTTHTPVPAGHDAFDFGKLEQCTGPVWEELGVDKEVFHQIGKHPTENRLQFQMTVCALRLSRFVNGVARKHGEVSRSIWAPLWPDREATKVPIGHVTNGVHKATWMARELMDLFDRELGHEWAQHVGEAAFWERVLDIDDEQLWRVHVGLQTGLMDFIREEARRRWARHWKEASHVVGAGTLLNPNALTIGFARRFATYKRANLIFKDAERLRRLLVDPARPVQIIFAGKAHPADLPGKEVLKSVYAFTRDSGFEGRVAFIEDYDLHLAHRLVQGVDLWLNLPRVPLEASGTSGMKAALNGVPQLSTLDGWWHEGYDGLNGWAIPPASSRATPDDWDADHLYRLLEEQVVPLYYTRDERGIPRAWIQKMKHAIRVAGQQFTSRRMLQNYARQYYAPAMRGTTQPDDPPTA, from the coding sequence ATGTCACTCGCGAACGAGAAGATTCCCTACCTCCCGGAGCGCATTCAGGGGCTCGGGACGATCGCCACCAACTTGTCGTGGAGCTGGAGCCGGAATTCCCGACGCCTGTTCAGCCTGCTGGATGAGTCCCTGTGGCACCTGACGCGGCACAATCCGATCGCGACGCTCCGCCGCGTGGACCCGAGTCGACTGAGCGCGTGCTCGCGCGACCCGCAGTTTCTGGACCTGTACGACCGTGTCATCGACGACGTGCAACGCGAGGCCTCGTTCGCGGACACCTGGTTCCACGACCAGTTCCAGGACTTGCGCGGGCAGACCATTGCGTACTTCTGCGCGGAGTTTGGCCTCCACAGTTCAGTGCCGATCTATTCCGGCGGCCTTGGCGTCCTTGCCGGTGACCATTGCAAGTCGTCGAGCGACCTTGGGGTGCCGCTGGTCGGGATCGGGCTCTACTACCAGAAGGGGTACTTCGACCAGAAGCTCAACCTCGACGGGCTGCAGGAGGACAGCGACGAGCACTTCGATGTCCAGAACACGCCCCTCGAACGCTTGTACGGCCCGGGACGCGAGCCGTGGCTGGCCGTGGTCCGCAGCTTCGGCCGCAACATCCATGTAGGCGCGTGGCGGATGCTCGTGGGGCGTGTCCCCGTGTACCTGCTGGACACCGACCTCGCGCAGAACGACCCGGTCGACCGCGACCTCACCGCCAAGCTGTACACCGGCGGTCCCGACATGCGGTTGCGCCAGGAGTGGATCCTTGGCGTGGGGGGCGTGCGGGTGCTGCGCGCGGTTGGGGTTTCACCGGCGGCGTGGCATGCCAACGAGGGACATGCGGCGTTCATGCTGGTGGAGCGGTTGCGCGAGTTGTGCACCACCGGCGTCGCCTTCGACGAGGCGGTGCGACAGGTCCGCGCGACGAGTGTCTTCACGACCCATACGCCCGTGCCGGCCGGGCACGATGCCTTTGACTTCGGCAAGTTGGAGCAGTGCACGGGCCCGGTGTGGGAAGAGCTTGGGGTGGACAAGGAGGTGTTCCACCAGATCGGCAAGCACCCGACCGAGAATCGCCTGCAGTTCCAGATGACCGTGTGCGCGTTGCGCTTGTCCCGGTTTGTCAATGGCGTGGCGCGCAAGCACGGCGAGGTGTCGCGCTCCATCTGGGCGCCCCTCTGGCCCGATCGCGAGGCGACGAAGGTCCCCATCGGGCACGTGACCAACGGCGTCCACAAGGCGACGTGGATGGCGCGCGAGCTGATGGACCTCTTCGATCGCGAACTGGGCCACGAGTGGGCACAGCATGTGGGCGAGGCGGCCTTCTGGGAGCGGGTGCTCGATATCGACGATGAGCAGCTGTGGCGCGTGCACGTGGGGCTGCAGACCGGGTTGATGGACTTCATCCGGGAGGAGGCCCGTCGCCGGTGGGCCAGGCACTGGAAGGAGGCGTCGCACGTCGTCGGGGCGGGGACGTTGCTCAACCCCAACGCGCTCACGATCGGCTTCGCCCGTCGGTTTGCCACCTACAAGCGGGCCAACCTGATCTTCAAGGACGCCGAGCGGCTGCGACGCCTGCTGGTGGATCCCGCGCGCCCCGTGCAGATCATCTTCGCGGGGAAGGCGCATCCCGCGGACCTGCCGGGAAAGGAAGTGCTCAAGTCGGTCTACGCCTTCACGCGTGACTCCGGCTTCGAGGGACGCGTGGCCTTCATCGAGGACTACGACCTGCACCTGGCGCATCGCCTGGTCCAGGGGGTGGACCTCTGGCTCAACCTGCCACGGGTCCCGCTGGAGGCGAGCGGCACCAGTGGGATGAAGGCCGCCCTGAACGGGGTGCCCCAACTCTCCACCCTGGACGGCTGGTGGCATGAGGGGTACGACGGACTCAATGGGTGGGCGATTCCCCCGGCCTCGTCACGGGCGACCCCTGATGACTGGGACGCGGACCACCTCTATCGTCTCCTCGAGGAACAGGTGGTACCGCTCTACTACACGCGCGATGAACGCGGCATTCCCCGGGCGTGGATCCAGAAGATGAAGCACGCGATTCGGGTGGCCGGGCAGCAGTTCACCTCGCGGCGCATGTTGCAGAACTACGCCCGGCAGTACTATGCCCCCGCGATGCGTGGGACGACCCAACCGGACGATCCACCAACGGCGTAA
- a CDS encoding glycogen synthase, with product MAVRKRSTAAAGSTPRKSRAKVAPIAPVEQQRPYPLMTPAGEPVRVVHVAAELAPFARTGGLGEAVANLALEQVKAGLKVAVIMPLYPQVRTVVSDFVRVGDPFPVVVGSRTEEVHLCESQSLRSREGEGKPRVYFVANAHFFDREGIYGDAGGDYPDSAERWGFFALAALNALPRTADAPVMMHAHDWHAALAPAYLRAYDMGRPFYRKTFSTLTVHNAGYQGHFPAETLGKVGLPWEFFNHHMFEWHGRMNLLKGGIACADVVTTVSPTHAHELRTAAGGFGLHEHFIAMRERFVGVLNGIDNADWDPATDKFIAATYSMTALANKRKCKAALQNIFGLPQKPGTPIIGMSARMVAQKGLDLILGSPAFLSLDAQFIFLGQGEKRYIDILRELANYAPGRIGVQSNFTVEQEHRLLAGADMIVMPSQYEPCGLTQMRAQRYGTLPVARKVGGLADTIDDNVTGFLFDEYTAQAFQNACARAIDHYRYPQVWTAMVREAMSRDFGWHKSERRYRELYGRAIASPRWRR from the coding sequence ATGGCAGTACGCAAGCGGAGCACCGCAGCCGCAGGGTCGACGCCACGCAAGTCGCGGGCGAAGGTGGCGCCCATCGCTCCGGTCGAGCAGCAGCGGCCGTACCCGTTGATGACTCCGGCCGGCGAGCCGGTGCGGGTCGTGCATGTGGCGGCGGAACTCGCCCCGTTCGCCCGCACGGGCGGGTTGGGGGAAGCAGTCGCCAATCTGGCCCTGGAGCAGGTGAAGGCGGGGCTCAAGGTGGCCGTGATCATGCCCCTGTACCCCCAGGTCCGCACGGTGGTGAGTGACTTCGTCCGTGTGGGAGACCCCTTCCCGGTCGTGGTGGGATCGCGCACGGAAGAGGTGCACCTCTGCGAGTCGCAATCGCTGCGCTCGCGCGAGGGTGAGGGCAAGCCGCGCGTGTACTTCGTGGCGAACGCGCACTTCTTTGATCGTGAGGGGATCTACGGCGACGCCGGCGGCGACTACCCGGACAGCGCGGAACGCTGGGGGTTCTTCGCGCTCGCCGCCCTCAACGCGCTGCCGCGCACCGCGGACGCGCCGGTGATGATGCACGCCCACGACTGGCACGCCGCGCTGGCGCCGGCCTACCTGCGCGCGTACGACATGGGGCGGCCGTTCTACCGGAAGACGTTCAGCACGCTCACGGTGCACAACGCGGGGTACCAGGGGCACTTCCCCGCCGAGACCCTGGGGAAGGTCGGGCTGCCGTGGGAGTTCTTCAACCACCACATGTTCGAGTGGCACGGGCGGATGAACCTCCTCAAGGGGGGGATCGCCTGCGCCGACGTGGTCACGACGGTGAGCCCCACGCATGCGCACGAACTGCGTACGGCCGCCGGCGGCTTCGGGCTCCACGAGCACTTCATCGCCATGCGCGAGCGCTTCGTGGGCGTGCTCAACGGGATCGACAACGCCGACTGGGACCCGGCCACGGACAAGTTCATTGCCGCTACCTACTCGATGACCGCGCTGGCGAACAAGCGCAAGTGCAAGGCGGCCCTGCAGAACATCTTTGGTCTCCCGCAAAAGCCCGGGACACCCATCATCGGTATGTCGGCCCGCATGGTCGCGCAGAAGGGGCTCGACCTGATCCTCGGCTCGCCGGCGTTCCTGTCGCTCGATGCGCAGTTCATCTTTCTGGGGCAGGGCGAAAAGCGCTACATCGACATCTTGCGTGAGTTGGCCAACTACGCGCCGGGTCGCATTGGCGTGCAATCCAACTTCACGGTGGAGCAGGAACATCGCCTGCTCGCCGGTGCCGACATGATCGTGATGCCGTCGCAGTACGAGCCGTGCGGCCTCACGCAGATGCGGGCGCAGCGCTACGGAACCCTGCCCGTCGCTCGCAAGGTCGGCGGGCTCGCCGACACGATCGACGACAACGTCACCGGCTTCCTGTTCGACGAGTACACCGCGCAGGCGTTCCAGAATGCCTGCGCCCGGGCCATCGACCACTACCGCTACCCGCAGGTGTGGACGGCGATGGTGCGCGAGGCGATGAGCCGCGACTTCGGCTGGCACAAGTCGGAGCGGCGGTACCGGGAGCTGTACGGCCGAGCGATCGCGAGTCCGAGGTGGCGAAGGTGA
- a CDS encoding DUF1957 domain-containing protein: MRQTDFVLMLHSHLPYVLNHGRWPHGSDWICEAAIETYLPLLEKLRALDAANIAAPVTIGFTPILANMLEHPTFATELEAFFAQRFTFCDEAPDSMRGTPDESMLPLVAYWRSRLERLHQLWRAINGDILGEFRALQERERLEITSSAATHGFLPLLGRDASIHLQLALGRSEHRRIFGRDPEGCWVPECAYRGAGHWEPLPGAPGAGPRRGTEEFLADADYRYFYVDSHMARAGAPLGVYGALFGGEPERVVAGAASPETGDYSPYQAYRVTDALDAREVAAFVRDPRTSQRVWNRHGGYPGDGAYLEFHKIRWPGGLRLWRVTSRTSDLGDKQPYAPEEARARSHEHANDFAQLLVRLHHGRAAAEGAVVVAPFDTELLGHWWFEGPDFMGDLYAALPHHPEVRATTAGEHLDRHGAPVALQLADGSWGKNGTWEMWMNDQVAFTWPVIWEIEGRFWDAAPAAIERPDLHPILEQAARSMLLLQSSDWQFIISTGEVEDYAVKRFNGHADDCRELLQALEAGIGGGDVSPAVARARELQARDDIFREILPSIELAMERAAR, translated from the coding sequence GTGAGGCAGACCGACTTTGTCCTCATGCTGCACAGCCACCTGCCGTACGTGCTCAACCACGGCCGGTGGCCCCACGGCAGTGACTGGATCTGCGAAGCTGCGATCGAGACGTACCTGCCGCTCCTCGAGAAGCTCAGGGCACTCGACGCTGCCAACATCGCAGCTCCGGTGACGATCGGCTTCACGCCGATCCTGGCGAACATGCTTGAGCATCCGACATTCGCCACCGAGTTGGAGGCGTTCTTCGCCCAGCGCTTCACCTTCTGCGACGAGGCCCCCGACTCGATGCGCGGCACGCCTGACGAGTCGATGCTCCCGCTCGTGGCTTACTGGCGGTCACGGCTGGAGCGCCTGCACCAGCTCTGGCGCGCCATCAACGGCGACATCCTCGGCGAGTTCCGCGCCCTGCAGGAGCGCGAGCGGCTGGAGATCACCAGCTCGGCCGCCACGCATGGGTTCCTCCCCTTGTTGGGTCGCGACGCCTCCATCCACCTGCAGCTCGCCCTTGGTCGCAGCGAGCACCGGCGCATCTTCGGGCGCGACCCCGAGGGGTGTTGGGTGCCGGAATGTGCGTACCGCGGCGCCGGGCACTGGGAGCCACTCCCTGGCGCCCCCGGGGCGGGGCCACGCCGTGGCACCGAGGAGTTCCTCGCCGACGCCGACTATCGCTACTTCTATGTGGACTCGCACATGGCGCGGGCCGGTGCCCCGTTAGGCGTCTACGGGGCGCTCTTTGGCGGTGAGCCCGAGCGGGTGGTCGCCGGGGCGGCATCGCCGGAGACCGGGGACTACTCGCCCTACCAGGCATATCGCGTGACCGATGCCCTGGATGCCCGGGAGGTGGCGGCCTTTGTGCGCGACCCGCGCACCTCCCAGCGCGTGTGGAACCGGCACGGGGGGTATCCCGGCGATGGCGCGTACCTCGAGTTCCACAAGATCCGCTGGCCGGGGGGCCTGCGGTTGTGGCGCGTGACCTCGCGCACGTCCGACCTGGGAGACAAACAGCCGTATGCACCCGAGGAGGCTCGGGCGCGGTCGCACGAACACGCCAACGACTTCGCGCAGTTGCTCGTGCGACTCCACCATGGACGGGCCGCGGCGGAGGGCGCCGTCGTCGTGGCACCGTTCGACACGGAGCTGCTGGGCCACTGGTGGTTTGAGGGACCCGACTTCATGGGCGACCTCTATGCGGCGTTGCCGCACCACCCGGAGGTGCGCGCCACGACGGCGGGGGAACACCTCGATCGCCATGGGGCGCCCGTCGCCCTCCAGCTGGCCGATGGCTCCTGGGGAAAGAACGGGACCTGGGAAATGTGGATGAACGATCAGGTCGCCTTCACCTGGCCGGTGATCTGGGAAATCGAGGGCCGCTTCTGGGATGCCGCGCCCGCAGCGATCGAACGACCGGACCTGCACCCGATCCTCGAGCAGGCCGCACGGTCGATGCTGCTGCTCCAGTCTTCGGACTGGCAGTTCATCATCAGCACCGGGGAGGTCGAGGATTACGCCGTGAAGCGGTTCAATGGCCATGCCGACGATTGCCGCGAGTTGCTGCAGGCCCTCGAGGCCGGGATCGGTGGGGGCGACGTGTCGCCCGCGGTCGCCCGCGCGCGCGAGCTTCAGGCGCGCGATGACATCTTCCGCGAGATCCTGCCGAGTATTGAGCTGGCTATGGAGCGCGCCGCCAGGTGA